The proteins below come from a single Miscanthus floridulus cultivar M001 chromosome 1, ASM1932011v1, whole genome shotgun sequence genomic window:
- the LOC136501758 gene encoding tRNA (guanine(26)-N(2))-dimethyltransferase 1-like, which produces MAEVEDKLKDYEIKKEGEAEILLHKKNAVFYNPVQVHNRDMSIAVLRTFVAKRKEEHEALVDKRNTSHEKNKESETSSQNGEDASTDQQDEMDVVCEKELNKAEDQIEDLSKEATKPSWKVTRELKPPLVLEALAATGLRSLRYAREVEGLGKVVALDNDKASVEDCKRNIKFNGASAASKVEAYLVDARIHMLMHPKEFDVVDLDPYGSPSIFLDSAVQAVADGGLLMCTATDMAVLCGTNGEVCYSKYGSFPTKGKYCHEMALRILLASIESHANRYKRYIVPVLSVFMDFYIRVFVRVFTSASEIKNTPLKLSYIYQCVGCDSFHLQCLARTVPKKNNGVKHAPAIGPVVPQECSDCGKKFNIGGPIWSAPIHDQDWVVSTLTGVKSMKDRYPAYDKITSVLTTVSEELHDIPLFFSLHNIAGTVKCTSPSLVMFRSAVLNAGYQISSTHVNPLGVKSDAPWDVIWDIMRCWVKNHPIKEQPCDSPGTAILSKSPKLEVNFSRVVAALSKAQAKKIKRFLPNPERHWGPKVRAGRKITSKHISLLGPDAINGALNGGDCHEEGNGAAPDNTAPEPEGIKDVENEPSNKRQKTSDGEPASEP; this is translated from the exons ATGGCGGAAGTGGAAGACAAGCTCAAGGACTACGAGATCAAGAAGGAGGGAGAGGCAGAGATCCTCTTGCACAAGAAGAACGCCGTCTTCTATAATCCCGTGCAG GTTCACAACAGAGACATGTCCATTGCTGTTTTAAGGACCTTTGTTGCCAAGCGCAAGGAAGAACATGAAGCGCTGGTGGACAAGAGGAATACATCACATGAAAAAAACAAAGAGAGTGAAACATCCAGTCAAAATGGAGAGGATGCGTCAACTGACCAGcaagatgaaatggatgttgTTTGTGAAAAGGAGCTAAATAAAGCTGAAGATCAAATTGAAGATCTATCAAAAGAAGCAACAAAACCTTCCTGGAAAGTAACCAGAGAGCTTAAGCCACCACTTGTCCTCGAG GCTTTGGCTGCTACTGGGTTGCGATCGCTCCGGTATGCCCGTGAAGTTGAGGGCTTAGGAAAGGTAGTTGCTCTGGATAATGACAAAG CATCTGTCGAAGATTGCAAGCGAAACATAAAGTTCAATGGCGCTTCCGCTGCTAGTAAGGTGGAAGCTTACTTGGTTGATGCTCGAATTCACATGCTTATGCATCCAAAAGAATTTGATGTG GTTGATCTTGACCCTTATGGATCACCATCTATATTTCTCGACTCAGCTGTACAGGCTGTTGCTGATGGTGGTTTATTAATGTGCACTGCCACTGATATGGCAGTTCTTTGTGGTACCAATGGAGAAGTTTGTTACTCGAA GTATGGTTCATTCCCAACCAAGGGCAAGTATTGCCACGAAATGGCTTTGAGGATCCTCCTTGCCAGTATTGAG AGCCATGCAAATCGGTACAAGCGATATATTGTGCCTGTTCTCTCTGTGTTCATGGATTTTTATATCCGTGTTTTTGTTCGAGTATTCAC TTCTGCAAGTGAAATAAAGAATACACCTCTTAAGCTTTCTTACATATATCAGTGTGTTGGCTGTGACTCTTTCCATCTTCAATGTCTTGCGAGGACTGTTCCAAAG AAGAATAATGGTGTGAAGCATGCACCTGCTATTGGACCTGTTGTTCCTCAAGAATGCAGTGATTGTGGAAAGAAATTTAATATAGGTGGGCCGATATGGTCAGCTCCTATTCATGATCAAGACTGGGTAGTTTCTACTTTGACAGGTGTTAAGTCAATGAAGGATAGATATCCTGCATATGATAAAATTACTTCAGTTCTGACTACTGTGTCAGAG GAGTTACATGATATTCCATTGTTTTTCAGTCTCCATAACATAGCTGGCACTGTTAAATGCACATCTCCATCTTTGGTTATGTTTCGGTCTGCAGTTCTAAATGCAGGGTATCAGATCTCAAGCACCCATGTTAACCCACTTGGCGTTAAGTCTGATGCCCCTTGGGATGTTATTTGGGACATCATGCGCTGCTGG GTGAAGAATCATCCTATTAAGGAACAGCCCTGTGATTCACCAGGCACAGCGATCCTTTCAAAATCGCCAAAGCTAGAA gTAAATTTTTCAAGAGTAGTTGCCGCCCTCAGCAAGGCTCAGGCAAAGAAGATTAAACGATTCCTTCCAAACCCAGAACGGCACTGGGGTCCGAAGGTCAGAGCCGGCCGGAAGATCACGAGCAAACATATCTCTCTGTTGGGCCCTGACGCTATCAATGGTGCTCTGAATGGTGGTGACTGCCACGAAGAAGGAAACGGTGCTGCGCCAGATAATACAGCCCCAGAACCCGAGGGGATCAAAGACGTTGAGAATGAACCCTCAAACAAACGCCAAAAAACCAGCGACGGCGAACCAGCAAGCGAACCTTGA
- the LOC136501768 gene encoding uncharacterized protein, whose protein sequence is MGAKAERECAVPPPAANAEEAASTNQCTLILKGCSNSMEKVYAINSPHKKRKSQYELSDPKLLPLKCKFRKRLSCHDDESATTESLGYDCIFMNKTSRTDMVSIPEELDSCENTISLFGGCIEVDSKNGIQEQSLRKMSEIRTSASSSSSNNFSSEAFSSSHSSGTRETDSWVMHDIEHHHPDVMLKPHNDDLERIYNVLEQCDDLMEDELMAGDVFGSAAQIMDENLYSNGVDDFQILPTGQTGYHSEKKLTIDQEFEQYFSNLML, encoded by the exons ATGGGAGCAAAGGCGGAGAGGGAGTGTGCGGTGCCGCCGCCGGCTGCGAACGCGGAGGAGGCAGCTTCCACCAATCAGTGCACCCTCATCCTCAAAGGCTG TTCCAACAGCATGGAAAAAGTCTATGCCATCAACAGTCCTCATAAGAAAAGAAAATCACAGTATGAGCTGAGTGATCCAAAGTTGCTACCACTTAAATGCAAGTTTCGCAAACGGTTATCTTGCCACGATGATGAGTCTGCAACCACAGAAAGTTTAGGATATGATTGCATTTTCATGAACAAAACCTCCCGGACGGACATGGTCAGCATACCTGAAGAATTGGACTCTTGTGAGAACACTATAAGCCTATTTGGTGGGTGCATTGAAGTGGACTCAAAAAATGGAATTCAGGAACAATCTTTGAGAAAAATGTCTGAGATCCGGACATCTGCATCCAGTAGCTCGAGCAACAATTTTTCATCAGAGGCTTTTAGTTCTTCCCATAGCAGCGGCACCAGAGAAACTGACAGCTGGGTTATGCACGATATAGAGCATCATCATCCGGATGTGATGCTCAAACCACATAATGACGACCTGGAAAGGATATACAATGTGCTTGAACAGTGTGATGACCTAATGGAGGACGAACTAATGGCTGGCGATGTCTTTGGTTCTGCTGCTCAGATCATGGATGAAAATCTTTACTCGAATGGCGTTGACGATTTTCAGATTTTGCCAACAGGCCAGACCGGCTATCACA GTGAGAAGAAGCTAACCATCGATCAAGAATTTGAGCAGTATTTTTCGAACCTCATGCTGTAG
- the LOC136501748 gene encoding small polypeptide DEVIL 11-like, whose protein sequence is MEFYVDEKWKFSKKSRNNGSRRVPGAGGAGGGDSLLKRSSSMRDVPAIGRRGSGGAGAAAVAVGGCAPQPSFSSRCAGLVKEQRARFYIMRRCVTMLVCWKDCS, encoded by the coding sequence ATGGAGTTCTACGTGGACGAGAAGTGGAAGTTCTCCAAGAAGAGCCGGAACAACGGCAGCCGGCGCGTCCCGGGAGCCGGAGGAGCCGGCGGCGGGGACTCGCTGCTGAAGAGATCGTCCAGCATGAGGGACGTCCCGGCGATCGGCCGGCGCGGGAGCGGTGGAGCCGGCgccgcggcggtggcggtgggcgGGTGCGCGCCGCAGCCGTCGTTCTCGAGCCGGTGCGCGGGCCTGGTGAAGGAGCAGCGGGCGCGCTTCTACATCATGCGCCGCTGCGTGACCATGCTCGTCTGCTGGAAGGACTGCTCGTAG